One part of the Chthonomonadales bacterium genome encodes these proteins:
- a CDS encoding DEAD/DEAH box helicase, with protein MEAVDIGGFRFSVLGIRYRSAHSRLDEVSEGDVPPAEPVTGEPSGHVLSSRALATRSDQRPLHPANPYAALYGLLYPPPDELAADFLPQYTALRPYQRTGVEFLIARESALLADDMGLGKTAQCSIALAVLLRSERIRRALIVCPRALVRQWEHEAKRWAGLYARPIVGNAIERRSMWNGFPGAVIATPHIVLNDIETVARNHFDLVICDDISMLKNAGKITSAIRGIPRERSWCMSGTPLENRPEDLANVMEFVKPGLFTAAERERAPTRETLQRRVAPHFLRRRKIDCLTELPDKQSFEPTSLEMTGRQAEAYRRAEAQEWDALQQLGVKATKMHVFAHLNILLQLCNFHEASGESAKAEEVGEQLDILFDSGSETKAVVFSMSVKALEFLKRRWGRYHPLLYHGGLSPTARSDVLDRFAADGRLLLMSTKAGSRGLNLQHCSYVYHFDRTWNPMDELQAEDRCWRMGQASNVFVYRFLQVGTIEERIHEVLTRKQRLFLNYIDSMAEDTDALAERHWSVEELIELMRPAR; from the coding sequence GTGGAAGCCGTTGATATCGGCGGCTTCCGTTTCTCCGTCCTGGGGATCAGGTATCGCAGTGCGCACAGCAGACTGGACGAGGTGTCGGAAGGAGATGTGCCGCCCGCTGAACCGGTCACAGGCGAGCCCTCGGGTCATGTCCTTTCATCGAGGGCATTGGCAACCCGGTCCGACCAGCGGCCGTTGCATCCGGCCAACCCGTACGCGGCGTTGTACGGTCTGCTCTATCCACCCCCCGATGAGTTGGCCGCCGACTTCCTACCTCAGTACACGGCACTTCGCCCCTACCAGAGAACCGGCGTCGAGTTCCTGATCGCCCGTGAGAGCGCGCTTCTGGCAGACGACATGGGACTCGGAAAGACTGCCCAGTGCTCGATCGCGCTTGCCGTTCTGCTGAGGAGCGAACGGATACGCCGAGCACTGATCGTCTGCCCTCGGGCTCTCGTTCGTCAGTGGGAGCACGAAGCGAAGCGCTGGGCCGGCCTCTATGCGCGCCCCATCGTCGGGAACGCGATCGAGAGGCGGTCGATGTGGAACGGGTTCCCTGGGGCGGTGATCGCGACACCGCACATCGTGCTGAACGATATCGAAACAGTTGCCAGGAATCACTTCGACCTTGTGATATGCGATGACATATCGATGCTGAAGAACGCGGGCAAGATCACCTCAGCGATCCGGGGGATACCGCGCGAACGCTCGTGGTGCATGAGCGGTACCCCGCTGGAGAACAGACCCGAGGACCTCGCAAACGTGATGGAGTTCGTAAAGCCAGGGCTCTTCACTGCGGCGGAGCGAGAGCGCGCGCCAACTCGTGAGACACTGCAGAGGCGCGTCGCGCCGCACTTCCTGCGCAGGCGCAAGATCGACTGCCTGACGGAGTTGCCCGACAAGCAGAGCTTCGAGCCAACGTCCCTCGAAATGACTGGACGCCAGGCGGAGGCATATCGCCGAGCGGAGGCTCAGGAGTGGGATGCCCTGCAGCAGCTTGGGGTGAAGGCGACCAAAATGCACGTCTTCGCCCATCTCAACATACTGCTGCAGCTATGCAACTTCCACGAGGCGAGCGGAGAGAGCGCAAAGGCCGAGGAGGTGGGAGAGCAACTTGACATCCTGTTCGACAGCGGGAGTGAGACGAAGGCCGTCGTATTCAGCATGTCGGTCAAGGCGCTGGAGTTCCTTAAGAGGAGATGGGGTCGCTATCATCCGCTCCTCTACCACGGAGGCCTTTCGCCCACCGCGAGGTCAGACGTGCTCGACCGCTTTGCGGCTGACGGTCGACTCCTCTTGATGTCTACGAAAGCAGGGAGCCGTGGGCTCAACCTTCAGCACTGTAGCTATGTCTACCATTTCGACCGAACCTGGAACCCGATGGATGAGCTTCAAGCTGAGGACCGCTGCTGGCGGATGGGCCAGGCGAGCAATGTGTTCGTATACCGGTTTCTGCAGGTTGGGACCATTGAGGAGCGGATCCATGAGGTGCTCACACGCAAGCAGCGTCTGTTCCTTAACTACATCGACTCCATGGCAGAGGACACCGATGCTCTTGCTGAGCGGCACTGGTCGGTCGAGGAGTTGATCGAGCTGATGCGACCGGCCAGGTGA